The following are from one region of the Thiocapsa rosea genome:
- a CDS encoding lysophospholipid acyltransferase family protein, producing the protein MGHARSARRLARILAHLGKGATLALYIGLLSRFGRRPTRIPDMTRRWHRSLCAILGIRIRVVGSAQPGCLLIGNHISWLDIPVVGAQSEIAFLSKAEVRDWPLIGWLAETAGTLFVERGAIRIDALAGTLRKIGRDRSLMLFPEGTTSDGSGVLRFHPRLFALAQETGLMIQPVAIAYRGHADEKPDPVAPFIGDDTLLAHLLRVIRHPGLTAEVHFLAPMMIGEDNNTRRLLAERTRGAIVEALGMRPDTVPRRPSLANPARTPDAIPGPPPARPESIPTGGIAHVA; encoded by the coding sequence ATGGGGCACGCGCGTTCGGCTCGGCGGCTTGCACGCATCCTCGCTCACCTGGGCAAGGGTGCGACGCTCGCCCTCTACATCGGTCTGCTTTCGCGATTCGGCCGGCGACCGACACGGATCCCGGACATGACCCGGCGCTGGCACCGAAGCCTCTGCGCGATCCTCGGCATCCGGATTCGCGTCGTCGGCAGCGCGCAACCCGGGTGCCTCCTGATCGGCAACCATATCTCTTGGCTCGACATCCCCGTGGTTGGCGCACAGAGCGAGATCGCGTTCCTTTCCAAGGCCGAGGTTCGCGATTGGCCGCTGATCGGCTGGCTCGCCGAGACCGCGGGGACGCTGTTCGTCGAGCGCGGCGCCATCCGCATCGACGCGCTTGCCGGGACGCTGCGCAAGATCGGCCGAGATCGCTCCTTGATGCTGTTTCCCGAGGGGACGACGAGCGACGGCTCAGGCGTGCTGCGTTTCCACCCTCGCTTGTTTGCGCTCGCTCAGGAGACCGGGCTGATGATCCAGCCGGTAGCCATCGCCTACCGTGGCCACGCAGACGAGAAGCCCGACCCCGTCGCCCCCTTCATCGGCGACGACACACTCCTGGCCCATCTGCTGCGGGTGATTCGCCATCCCGGGCTCACGGCAGAGGTCCATTTCCTCGCGCCGATGATGATCGGCGAAGACAACAACACCCGGCGCCTGCTCGCCGAGCGCACGCGCGGCGCGATCGTCGAAGCACTCGGCATGCGCCCCGACACCGTGCCGCGACGCCCGAGCCTTGCGAATCCCGCCAGAACCCCGGATGCCATTCCAGGTCCGCCCCCGGCTCGACCCGAATCCATCCCGACCGGCGGAATCGCTCATGTCGCCTGA